A stretch of Thermococcus sp. DNA encodes these proteins:
- a CDS encoding SDR family oxidoreductase: MKNKLVVVTGGAGFIGSHIAWELVKDNKVIIIDNLYTGKEENVPPGAKLVKADIRDYESIAELISNADYVFHEAAQVSVVESIRDPVFTEEVNVIGTLNVLKALLEGHGKLIFASSAAVYGDNPNLPLKETERPKPLSPYGVTKATGEEYLRVYHELYGLPVVALRYFNVFGPRQGFNQYAGVISIFINRALAGEPLVIFGDGKQTRDFIYVKDVVKANILAAESRRANGGVFNVATGKQTSILELAMKVIEITGANTSIIFDRPRPGDIRHSLADISEIKKLGFKPEWSLEEGLKKTVEWFRAIRGWARE, from the coding sequence GTGAAAAACAAGCTTGTGGTCGTTACCGGCGGTGCGGGCTTCATAGGCTCTCACATAGCCTGGGAGCTCGTCAAGGACAACAAGGTAATCATAATCGACAACCTCTACACGGGGAAGGAGGAGAACGTCCCGCCCGGGGCGAAGCTAGTAAAGGCAGACATAAGGGACTATGAAAGCATAGCCGAGCTGATAAGCAACGCGGACTACGTCTTCCACGAGGCGGCGCAGGTGAGCGTCGTCGAGAGCATCCGAGACCCGGTCTTTACCGAGGAGGTAAACGTAATCGGCACGCTCAACGTTCTCAAGGCCCTTCTCGAAGGTCACGGGAAGCTTATTTTTGCCTCCTCGGCAGCTGTCTACGGTGACAACCCGAACCTTCCGCTTAAGGAGACGGAGAGGCCAAAACCGCTCTCGCCCTACGGCGTGACAAAAGCCACCGGCGAGGAGTACCTCCGCGTTTACCACGAGCTCTATGGTTTACCGGTCGTTGCGCTCCGCTACTTCAACGTCTTTGGCCCGAGGCAGGGGTTTAACCAGTACGCTGGCGTTATAAGCATCTTTATCAACCGTGCTTTAGCTGGGGAACCCCTCGTTATCTTCGGAGACGGAAAGCAGACGCGCGATTTCATCTACGTTAAGGACGTGGTTAAGGCGAACATTCTCGCTGCCGAGAGCAGGAGGGCGAACGGGGGAGTTTTCAACGTGGCAACCGGAAAGCAGACGAGCATCCTTGAGCTGGCGATGAAGGTAATCGAGATAACGGGCGCCAACACCTCGATAATCTTCGACAGGCCGAGGCCCGGAGACATAAGGCACAGCCTCGCGGACATAAGCGAGATTAAAAAGCTAGGTTTTAAACCCGAGTGGTCGTTGGAGGAGGGGCTGAAGAAGACTGTGGAGTGGTTTAGGGCCATTCGGGGATGGGCACGGGAATGA
- the pfdA gene encoding prefoldin subunit alpha yields the protein MAEAKEMEKLAYEYQLLQAQAQLLAQNLELLTLGKNEFEAVRETLEELKKVEGEKPEILVPIGAGSFLKGVVVDKENAIVSVGAGYAVEKSLDDAIAYLNDRIKEYEVAIAKTQEALKKLEGQLAELAQRARELQQKGSLSVRK from the coding sequence ATGGCGGAGGCCAAGGAGATGGAGAAGCTCGCTTACGAGTATCAGCTCCTTCAGGCACAGGCGCAGTTGCTGGCCCAGAACCTTGAGCTCCTAACTCTAGGTAAGAACGAGTTCGAGGCCGTTAGGGAGACCCTTGAGGAGCTGAAGAAGGTTGAGGGGGAAAAACCTGAAATCCTCGTGCCGATAGGGGCCGGCTCGTTCCTCAAGGGGGTCGTTGTCGACAAGGAGAACGCCATAGTCAGCGTTGGGGCCGGCTACGCCGTCGAGAAGAGCCTTGACGATGCAATAGCTTACCTCAACGACAGGATAAAGGAATACGAAGTTGCAATCGCCAAAACTCAGGAGGCCCTCAAGAAGCTTGAGGGACAGCTCGCAGAGCTCGCCCAGAGGGCGAGGGAGCTCCAGCAGAAGGGAAGTCTCAGTGTCCGGAAGTGA
- a CDS encoding alpha/beta hydrolase: MEVYKAKFGTPERGWVVLVHGLGEHSGRYGKLIKLLNENGFAVYTFDWPGHGKSPGKRGNTSVEEAMEIIDSIIEELNEKPFLFGHSLGGLTVIRYAETRPDKIRGVIASSPALAKSPETPSFMVALAKFLGRVALGLTLSNGIKPELLSRNPEAVKAYVEDPLVHDRVSAKLGRSIFENMEKAHREAHRIKVPVLLLVGTGDLITPPEGSRKLFKELKVKDKELKEFPGAYHEIFEDPEWGEAFHRKIVEWLLRHSGES; this comes from the coding sequence ATGGAGGTTTACAAGGCCAAGTTCGGAACCCCTGAAAGGGGCTGGGTTGTTCTTGTCCACGGCCTTGGAGAACACAGCGGACGCTACGGGAAGCTGATTAAGCTGTTAAACGAGAATGGATTTGCCGTTTACACCTTCGACTGGCCCGGACACGGGAAGAGCCCGGGCAAGAGGGGCAATACCAGCGTCGAAGAGGCTATGGAAATAATTGATTCCATAATTGAAGAATTAAATGAAAAGCCCTTCCTCTTCGGCCACAGCCTTGGGGGTTTAACCGTCATCCGCTATGCAGAGACGAGACCCGATAAGATAAGGGGCGTAATAGCCTCTTCACCGGCCCTCGCGAAGAGCCCTGAAACTCCTAGCTTCATGGTGGCTCTGGCGAAGTTCCTCGGGAGAGTTGCTCTAGGCCTGACGCTCTCGAACGGCATAAAGCCTGAGCTTTTATCAAGGAACCCAGAGGCCGTTAAGGCCTACGTGGAAGACCCGCTTGTCCACGACAGGGTCTCGGCCAAGCTCGGGAGGAGCATCTTCGAGAACATGGAGAAAGCTCATCGGGAAGCACATAGGATAAAAGTCCCGGTTCTTCTCCTCGTTGGGACTGGCGACCTCATAACTCCTCCAGAAGGCTCAAGGAAACTCTTCAAGGAGCTTAAGGTAAAAGACAAAGAGCTGAAGGAATTTCCCGGGGCCTACCACGAGATATTTGAGGACCCGGAGTGGGGGGAGGCCTTCCACAGGAAGATAGTTGAGTGGCTTCTGCGGCATTCTGGGGAGAGCTGA
- a CDS encoding adenylosuccinate synthetase, giving the protein MPSYIVVGGQWGDEGKGSVIAYLALKDEPDLIARGGVGTNAGHSVFINGRKYAVRQLPTGFVQRKARLLVGAGVLVDPAVFFHELEHLKDFNVAERVGIDYRCAIIEERHKELDRCNGYLHGKIGTTGSGCGPANADRAMRRAKLARDIPELEPYLTDVAAEVNDALDEGKLVLIEGTQGFGLSLYYGTYPYVTSKDTTASAIASDVGIGPTRVDDVIVVFKSFPTRVGAGPFPTEMSEEEAERLGLIEYGTVTGRRRRVGWFDFDFARYSAKLNGATMLALTMLDKYDRGAFGVTDYDKLPRRAKEFVEEIEERVGVPVALIKTGPELEHIIDRRDII; this is encoded by the coding sequence ATGCCGAGCTACATCGTCGTTGGCGGTCAGTGGGGTGACGAGGGCAAGGGGTCAGTAATAGCTTACCTTGCCCTCAAGGATGAACCGGATTTGATAGCACGCGGTGGAGTCGGAACGAACGCGGGCCACAGCGTTTTTATAAACGGCAGGAAGTACGCGGTGAGGCAGCTTCCAACGGGCTTCGTGCAGAGGAAAGCGAGGCTTCTCGTCGGTGCCGGCGTTCTCGTAGATCCCGCTGTCTTTTTCCACGAGCTTGAGCACCTCAAGGACTTCAACGTTGCCGAGAGGGTTGGGATTGACTACCGCTGTGCGATAATAGAGGAGAGGCACAAAGAACTCGACAGGTGTAATGGCTATCTCCACGGGAAGATAGGAACAACTGGAAGCGGCTGCGGGCCGGCAAACGCGGACAGAGCCATGAGAAGGGCAAAATTAGCAAGGGACATCCCGGAGCTCGAACCCTACCTTACCGATGTCGCCGCTGAGGTAAACGATGCCTTGGATGAGGGCAAGCTGGTTCTCATCGAGGGGACTCAGGGCTTCGGGCTGAGCCTCTACTACGGAACCTATCCCTACGTAACTTCCAAGGACACGACGGCCTCTGCCATAGCGAGCGACGTCGGAATTGGCCCCACGAGGGTCGACGACGTTATAGTCGTCTTCAAGAGCTTCCCGACGCGTGTAGGTGCCGGGCCGTTCCCTACGGAGATGAGCGAGGAGGAGGCCGAAAGACTCGGCTTAATCGAGTATGGAACCGTAACCGGGAGGAGGAGGCGCGTCGGCTGGTTTGACTTCGACTTTGCCCGCTACTCCGCTAAGCTAAACGGGGCGACGATGCTGGCTCTGACCATGCTCGACAAGTACGACAGAGGGGCTTTCGGCGTTACCGACTACGACAAACTGCCGAGAAGAGCCAAGGAGTTCGTGGAAGAAATAGAGGAGCGCGTTGGAGTTCCGGTGGCGTTAATCAAGACCGGCCCGGAGCTGGAGCACATCATCGACAGGCGGGACATCATCTAA
- a CDS encoding DUF2341 domain-containing protein has protein sequence MKKLRIITVLLILALLAITLGLAIPGINMRIQGIGEGSSPVYSPTGSGGFYFWVDGSGNIVNVTLSFANDLSAGTKVFVKLYNSSGGLIALWNRTLKQLLPALKEINVTPTSQVNVNEVYDIRVVLSSPDLISPPGKINLSVNKLGEGAWAGDLCNPVQVSNSQAVSLSNYTIRVVLNSSTQILWNYLNPTNVYFTTASGSPLYYWIQELDTNNRRGVIWVKVTSIPAEKNVTVCMHYGGVNPYTSYNNPEKVFLFFDDFSGTSVNQSKWNIHGNPTVSGGKLQLSGYYQVGNGIYGNPSWVWTKINLPTSYEVILNASISSPDLTISRNNPDTFIPGPFYTIYIDSSGVGYGETIEYYTYYYLGIIPITNTYDALTNRSVVTGRGTVLGYTGNPYSIGSWHIFEIYVNSNGTVHTYQDGSSMVRYTLPSSAVLRGPFALGQITGGNPSEYDWVAIRKHISPEPSVKVGHWYGSLKFRPQPPATLEKKSGLATILGILTSGSSDTLPVRALGPEALEVRSNPSHLAHGTNKPEEGVREITFIPVPIPEWP, from the coding sequence ATGAAAAAGCTGAGGATCATCACAGTGCTTCTCATACTGGCACTTCTGGCTATAACACTTGGGTTAGCCATTCCCGGCATAAATATGAGAATTCAGGGGATTGGTGAGGGATCATCGCCCGTCTATTCGCCTACAGGTTCCGGTGGCTTCTATTTCTGGGTTGATGGGTCGGGAAATATAGTGAACGTAACACTTTCGTTTGCCAATGATCTGAGTGCCGGAACGAAGGTCTTTGTTAAACTCTACAACTCCTCGGGGGGTCTTATTGCCCTCTGGAACAGAACTCTCAAACAGCTGTTGCCCGCCTTGAAGGAGATAAACGTAACGCCAACATCTCAGGTCAATGTAAACGAAGTTTATGATATCAGAGTTGTTCTAAGCTCACCGGATTTGATATCCCCCCCGGGAAAGATTAACCTCTCGGTCAACAAACTTGGAGAAGGGGCTTGGGCCGGTGACCTGTGCAATCCCGTTCAGGTTTCGAATTCACAAGCGGTGAGTCTTAGCAACTATACCATCAGGGTCGTCCTGAACTCGTCCACCCAGATTCTCTGGAACTATCTAAACCCAACAAACGTCTACTTCACCACAGCCTCCGGTTCACCCCTCTACTACTGGATACAGGAGCTGGACACGAACAACAGAAGGGGAGTCATTTGGGTTAAGGTTACGTCCATACCGGCAGAAAAAAACGTAACCGTTTGCATGCACTACGGGGGGGTAAATCCCTACACGTCGTACAATAATCCTGAGAAGGTGTTTCTATTTTTCGATGACTTTTCGGGCACTTCAGTAAATCAGAGCAAGTGGAACATCCACGGAAATCCGACTGTAAGCGGGGGAAAGCTTCAGTTGAGCGGGTACTACCAGGTTGGGAACGGAATCTATGGAAACCCCAGCTGGGTTTGGACGAAGATTAACCTTCCAACGTCCTATGAGGTTATACTCAATGCGAGCATATCTTCTCCCGACCTAACCATCTCCCGGAACAACCCAGATACGTTCATCCCGGGTCCCTTCTACACGATTTACATCGACAGTTCCGGGGTCGGATACGGGGAAACCATTGAATACTACACGTATTACTATCTCGGAATAATACCCATAACAAACACCTATGACGCCCTCACCAACAGGAGTGTTGTAACGGGACGGGGAACTGTGCTCGGGTATACAGGCAATCCCTACAGCATCGGTTCCTGGCACATCTTTGAAATCTACGTCAATTCAAACGGGACGGTCCACACGTATCAGGACGGTTCCTCCATGGTTAGGTACACCCTTCCCTCCTCAGCGGTGCTCAGGGGGCCCTTTGCACTCGGACAGATAACGGGTGGAAATCCGAGCGAGTACGACTGGGTGGCGATAAGAAAGCACATCTCTCCCGAGCCCTCCGTCAAGGTCGGGCACTGGTACGGCTCCCTTAAATTCCGTCCCCAGCCACCGGCTACACTAGAGAAGAAATCCGGACTGGCAACTATTCTCGGCATTCTGACCTCAGGTTCGAGCGATACCCTGCCGGTAAGGGCACTTGGACCCGAAGCACTTGAAGTTCGTTCCAATCCGAGTCATCTAGCTCATGGAACCAATAAACCGGAAGAAGGAGTTAGGGAGATAACTTTCATTCCCGTGCCCATCCCCGAATGGCCCTAA